One Rhizobium sp. NRK18 genomic window carries:
- a CDS encoding DMT family transporter, which produces MQTRATLIGFTAIMMWSFLALFTAASGKVPPFQLAAMTFAIGSLPGILSLILRPERRRSLRQPIPVWALGIGGLFGYHFLYFTALRNAPPVEAGLIAYLWPLLIVVGSAMLPGERLRWFHVAGALMGLGGTVLIVGRHGVAFDGAYALGYGAAFLCAFTWSAYSLLSRRFGKVPTDVVAGFCLATAILSLFSHLALEQTVWPETTGEWLAVIGLGLFPVGAAFYTWDYGVKNGDIQILGASSYAAPLVSTLVLVLAGFAVLDWRIGLACLLITGGAMLAAKEMIVRRAARAK; this is translated from the coding sequence ATGCAGACCCGCGCGACCTTGATCGGCTTCACGGCCATAATGATGTGGTCATTCCTGGCGCTGTTCACAGCCGCTTCGGGCAAGGTGCCGCCGTTCCAGCTGGCGGCCATGACCTTTGCGATCGGCAGCCTGCCCGGCATCCTGTCCCTGATCCTGCGCCCGGAAAGGCGCCGGTCGCTGCGTCAGCCTATCCCCGTCTGGGCGCTCGGCATCGGCGGTCTGTTCGGCTACCATTTTCTCTATTTTACCGCACTTCGGAATGCGCCGCCGGTCGAGGCCGGTCTGATCGCCTATCTCTGGCCGCTGCTGATCGTCGTCGGGTCGGCGATGCTGCCGGGCGAGCGGCTGAGGTGGTTTCATGTTGCCGGCGCCTTGATGGGGCTCGGCGGCACGGTCCTGATCGTCGGCCGCCATGGCGTCGCCTTTGATGGAGCCTACGCCCTTGGATACGGCGCGGCATTTCTCTGTGCCTTCACCTGGTCGGCTTATTCGCTGCTCTCCCGGCGATTCGGCAAGGTCCCGACGGATGTCGTCGCCGGCTTCTGCCTTGCGACCGCGATTCTCTCTCTCTTTAGCCATCTTGCCCTGGAGCAGACGGTCTGGCCGGAGACCACAGGCGAATGGCTGGCGGTCATCGGATTGGGACTGTTCCCGGTCGGCGCTGCCTTCTACACCTGGGACTATGGGGTGAAGAACGGCGATATCCAGATTCTCGGCGCGTCGAGCTATGCGGCGCCGCTCGTCTCGACACTGGTTCTGGTGCTGGCCGGCTTCGCGGTTCTCGACTGGCGGATCGGCCTTGCGTGCCTGCTGATCACCGGCGGCGCGATGCTGGCGGCCAAGGAAATGATCGTCCGGCGGGCGGCAAGGGCCAAGTAG
- the hisC gene encoding histidinol-phosphate transaminase produces MQEPVPRPGILDIAAYVPGKETAPGVAKVYKLSSNETPLGPSPKAIDAFRGAAGHLELYPDGQATELREAIASVHGLNTANLICGNGSDELLGLLCHVYLSPGDEGIITEHGFLVYKIQIKGAGATPVVVKEKDCTVDVDAILAAVTAKTKIVFIANPGNPTGTYVPVSEIRRLHQNLPPHVLLVLDAAYAEYVRRNDYEAGIELVSSNRNVVMTRTFSKVYGLAALRVGWLYGPLAVIDALNRMRGPFNLNAPAIAAASAAIRDQGFVGKAVEHNLTWISTVTEELEKLGLKVTPSVANFVLIHFPEVDGKRADEADAFLTSRGYILRAVKGYGFANSLRMTIGSEEANRGVIAALTEFMGAQQ; encoded by the coding sequence ATGCAAGAGCCTGTTCCGCGTCCCGGCATCCTTGATATAGCGGCTTACGTTCCGGGCAAGGAAACCGCCCCCGGTGTGGCCAAGGTCTACAAGCTTTCCTCCAACGAGACACCGCTTGGGCCGAGCCCGAAGGCGATCGATGCGTTCCGCGGCGCCGCCGGTCATCTCGAGCTCTATCCGGATGGGCAGGCGACGGAGTTGCGTGAAGCCATCGCTTCCGTGCACGGGCTGAACACGGCCAACCTCATCTGCGGCAACGGGTCTGACGAGCTTCTCGGCCTGCTCTGCCATGTCTATCTCAGCCCCGGCGACGAGGGCATCATCACCGAGCACGGCTTCCTCGTCTACAAGATCCAGATCAAGGGCGCCGGCGCGACGCCGGTCGTGGTCAAGGAGAAGGACTGCACGGTCGATGTCGACGCCATTCTCGCGGCCGTGACGGCGAAGACGAAGATCGTCTTCATCGCCAATCCGGGCAATCCGACCGGAACCTATGTGCCCGTCAGCGAGATCCGCCGCCTGCATCAGAACCTGCCGCCGCATGTGCTTCTCGTTCTTGATGCGGCCTATGCCGAATATGTCCGCCGCAACGATTATGAGGCCGGTATCGAGCTGGTGTCGTCAAACCGCAACGTGGTCATGACCCGCACCTTCTCCAAGGTCTACGGGCTCGCCGCCCTGCGCGTCGGCTGGCTCTACGGGCCGCTGGCGGTGATCGATGCCTTGAACCGCATGCGTGGTCCCTTCAACCTCAACGCTCCGGCGATCGCCGCCGCTTCGGCCGCCATCCGCGACCAGGGTTTCGTCGGCAAGGCGGTCGAGCACAACCTCACCTGGATTTCGACGGTGACAGAGGAGCTGGAAAAGCTGGGCCTGAAGGTGACGCCGTCGGTCGCCAATTTCGTTCTGATCCATTTCCCGGAGGTGGACGGCAAGCGCGCCGACGAGGCCGACGCCTTCCTGACCAGCCGGGGCTATATCCTCAGGGCGGTCAAGGGATACGGTTTCGCCAATTCCCTGCGGATGACGATCGGTTCGGAAGAGGCCAATCGCGGCGTGATCGCCGCGCTGACGGAATTCATGGGTGCACAGCAATGA
- a CDS encoding DUF3108 domain-containing protein: MMRRLALLGALCVLPVLNPQASAEGGGGTTEYKVTLAGFTVAGATFVSRIDNSAFTINGRIKARGIADLFTDFDATADVRGAVRDGRLAPVQYALAYKKGKKRRKFTVAFDNGNVTSSEVVPSKRRPKDWVDVQPAHLVGVADPISGLILPPNEGACPKQVSLFDGETRMELTMSFRYMRKFSAAGYKGEAAVCSVNFKPEAGYKKSDKDMRYLADSSGMEIWFARTASGGAYAPVHVDIPTRAGSLVIRAVRFEG, encoded by the coding sequence ATGATGCGTCGCTTAGCTCTTCTGGGCGCTCTGTGCGTCCTTCCGGTTCTCAACCCGCAGGCCTCGGCTGAGGGCGGTGGCGGCACGACCGAGTACAAGGTGACGCTCGCCGGCTTCACCGTTGCCGGCGCCACCTTCGTCTCGCGCATCGACAACAGCGCCTTCACCATCAATGGTCGCATCAAGGCTCGCGGTATTGCCGATCTCTTCACCGACTTCGATGCGACCGCGGATGTGCGGGGCGCAGTTCGTGATGGGCGGCTTGCGCCTGTGCAATACGCGCTCGCCTACAAGAAGGGCAAGAAGCGCCGCAAGTTCACCGTCGCCTTCGACAACGGCAATGTGACCTCCTCGGAGGTCGTGCCGTCAAAGCGGCGACCCAAGGATTGGGTGGATGTGCAGCCGGCGCATCTTGTCGGTGTTGCCGATCCGATATCGGGCCTGATTCTTCCACCGAATGAAGGGGCCTGTCCGAAGCAGGTCTCGCTCTTCGACGGCGAAACGCGGATGGAGCTCACAATGTCGTTCCGCTACATGCGCAAGTTTTCCGCCGCGGGCTACAAGGGAGAAGCGGCGGTCTGCTCCGTCAATTTCAAGCCTGAGGCGGGGTACAAGAAGAGCGACAAGGACATGCGCTACCTTGCTGACAGTTCCGGCATGGAGATCTGGTTTGCGAGGACCGCTTCCGGCGGGGCCTATGCGCCGGTGCATGTGGATATTCCGACACGGGCCGGATCGCTGGTGATCCGGGCGGTGCGTTTCGAAGGGTAG
- a CDS encoding class I SAM-dependent methyltransferase, with protein MHTDIVDLRQFYNSELGHLAEHSIAMALSSIWARLPEERLVGLGYATPYLDRFRTDTERTFAFMPAGQGAVNWPLGEYSSTALIFDEELPLPDASIDRVLMVHALEFTENPRESLKEIWRILAPGGRLVIVVPNRRGVWAQMEHTPFGSGRPYSRGQLSTLLRETNFTPISATDALFFPPSRFRTILKLRTPLERFGRKLWPLFSGVIIVEAQKRLYQGLPVTARASRRVFVPVLAPHGVPTTRDAAGSRNLG; from the coding sequence ATGCATACGGACATCGTCGACCTCAGGCAGTTCTACAATTCCGAGCTCGGTCATCTGGCCGAGCATTCGATCGCCATGGCGCTGTCCTCGATATGGGCGAGGCTGCCCGAGGAGCGTCTCGTCGGCCTCGGTTATGCGACGCCCTATCTCGACCGGTTTCGCACCGATACCGAGCGCACCTTCGCCTTCATGCCGGCCGGGCAGGGGGCGGTGAACTGGCCGCTCGGCGAGTATTCATCCACGGCGCTGATCTTCGATGAGGAACTGCCGCTGCCCGACGCCTCGATCGACCGGGTGCTGATGGTGCATGCACTGGAGTTCACCGAAAACCCGCGGGAATCGCTGAAGGAAATCTGGCGCATCCTGGCGCCTGGCGGCCGCCTCGTCATCGTCGTGCCGAACCGGCGCGGCGTCTGGGCGCAGATGGAGCACACGCCCTTCGGCTCCGGCCGTCCCTATTCCCGCGGGCAGTTGTCGACCCTGCTCAGGGAAACCAATTTCACGCCGATCTCGGCGACGGATGCGCTGTTCTTCCCGCCCTCGCGGTTCCGCACGATCCTCAAGCTGCGCACGCCGCTCGAACGTTTCGGGCGCAAGCTCTGGCCGCTGTTTTCCGGGGTCATCATCGTCGAGGCGCAGAAGCGGCTCTATCAGGGGCTGCCGGTCACGGCACGGGCGTCGCGGCGTGTCTTCGTTCCGGTTCTCGCACCGCATGGCGTGCCCACCACGCGGGATGCCGCAGGCTCACGAAATCTCGGCTGA
- the cobT gene encoding cobaltochelatase subunit CobT → MAGPGDNLRSTAGKAVDTEPMRRAVTGCVRAVAGDPNIEVSFSNERPGLAGERVRLPELSKKPTAHELAVIRGLGDSMALRLACHNAKIHATMSPQGDDARAIFDAVEQARVESIGARRMAGVAENLKSMHSEKYAKANFQGIERQDDAPLGEAVAMLVREKLTGEKAPGSAGKVLDLWRPFIEDKAGNELDNLSGSIEDQQAFARIVRDMLSSMNVAEEYADPETEEDDESEATDEDQPRSEEQGEEQMEEEAGSESAPAEENESSQEQMEDGEMDGAEISDEEMSDEGDDESETPGETRRPNGPLDDVNEKVDYRVFTPEFDEEISAEELCDEAELDRLRAFLDKQLAHLQGAVGRLANRLQRRLMAQQNRSWDFDLEEGYLDTARLMRVVIDPMQPLSFKMERDTNFRDTVVSLVIDNSGSMRGRPITVAASCADILARTLERCGVKVEILGFTTKAWKGGQSREKWLANGKPQSPGRLNDLRHIVYKSADAPWRRARRNLGLMMREGLLKENIDGEALIWAHNRLLGRPEQRRILMMISDGAPVDDSTLSVNPGNYLERHLRAVIEQIETKSPVELLAIGIGHDVTRYYRRAVTIIDADELAGAMTEQLAALFEDEQMTRKRGGSRRRAG, encoded by the coding sequence ATGGCAGGCCCCGGAGACAACCTACGGAGCACGGCCGGCAAGGCCGTCGATACCGAACCGATGCGGCGCGCCGTAACTGGCTGTGTACGTGCGGTTGCCGGCGATCCGAACATCGAAGTCAGCTTCTCCAACGAGCGGCCGGGGCTGGCCGGCGAGCGGGTTCGCCTGCCGGAACTCTCCAAAAAGCCGACGGCGCACGAACTGGCGGTCATCCGCGGTCTCGGCGATTCGATGGCGCTGCGTCTCGCCTGCCATAACGCCAAGATCCACGCGACCATGTCGCCACAGGGCGACGATGCGCGGGCGATCTTCGACGCGGTCGAGCAGGCGCGGGTGGAATCGATCGGCGCGCGGCGGATGGCGGGTGTCGCGGAGAACCTGAAATCGATGCATTCGGAGAAATACGCCAAGGCGAATTTCCAGGGCATCGAGCGCCAGGACGACGCGCCGCTCGGCGAAGCCGTCGCCATGCTTGTGCGTGAAAAGCTGACCGGTGAAAAGGCGCCCGGCTCAGCCGGCAAGGTGCTGGACCTGTGGCGGCCGTTCATCGAGGACAAGGCCGGCAACGAACTCGACAATCTGTCCGGCAGTATCGAAGACCAGCAGGCGTTTGCCCGCATCGTGCGCGACATGCTCTCCTCCATGAATGTCGCCGAGGAATATGCCGACCCGGAAACGGAAGAGGACGACGAGAGCGAGGCCACGGACGAGGATCAGCCCCGCAGCGAAGAGCAGGGCGAGGAGCAGATGGAGGAGGAGGCCGGCTCCGAATCCGCGCCCGCCGAGGAAAACGAGTCGTCCCAGGAGCAGATGGAAGACGGCGAGATGGACGGCGCCGAGATTTCCGATGAGGAAATGTCCGACGAGGGCGACGACGAATCCGAGACGCCCGGCGAAACGCGCCGCCCCAATGGCCCGCTGGACGACGTCAACGAGAAGGTCGATTACCGCGTCTTCACGCCGGAATTTGACGAAGAGATTTCCGCCGAGGAACTGTGCGACGAGGCCGAACTGGACCGGCTGCGCGCCTTCCTCGACAAGCAGCTTGCGCACCTGCAGGGCGCCGTCGGGCGGCTGGCAAACCGCCTGCAGCGCCGCCTGATGGCGCAGCAGAACCGGTCCTGGGACTTCGACCTGGAAGAAGGCTATCTCGACACGGCGCGGCTCATGCGCGTCGTCATCGATCCGATGCAGCCGCTCTCCTTCAAGATGGAGCGGGACACGAATTTCCGCGACACCGTGGTCAGCCTGGTCATCGACAATTCCGGTTCCATGCGCGGCCGTCCGATCACCGTTGCCGCCTCCTGTGCCGACATTCTGGCGCGCACGCTGGAGCGTTGCGGCGTCAAGGTGGAAATCCTCGGCTTCACCACCAAGGCCTGGAAGGGCGGTCAGTCGCGCGAGAAGTGGCTGGCAAACGGCAAGCCGCAGTCGCCGGGCCGCCTCAACGACCTGCGTCATATCGTCTACAAGTCCGCGGACGCACCCTGGCGGCGGGCACGACGCAATCTCGGCCTGATGATGCGGGAAGGCCTGCTGAAGGAAAACATCGACGGCGAAGCGCTGATCTGGGCGCATAACCGCCTGCTCGGCCGTCCCGAGCAGCGTCGCATCCTGATGATGATTTCCGACGGTGCGCCGGTCGACGATTCCACATTGTCGGTCAATCCGGGCAACTATCTGGAGCGGCACCTCAGGGCTGTCATCGAGCAGATCGAGACGAAGTCGCCGGTCGAACTTCTGGCGATCGGCATCGGCCACGACGTGACGCGCTACTACCGCCGTGCAGTGACGATCATCGATGCGGACGAACTGGCCGGCGCTATGACCGAGCAGCTCGCCGCTCTCTTCGAAGACGAGCAGATGACGCGCAAGCGGGGCGGCAGCCGGCGTCGCGCCGGCTGA
- a CDS encoding cupin domain-containing protein, with translation MTADEIIQKLSLQPHPEGGWYAETFRDTAGAPRGHSTAIYYMLQKGEKSHWHRVRDAVEIWHYYAGAPLALHRSSDGLISDTVTLGTNLAAGEHPQAIVHSGWWQSAETLGDYTLVGCTVAPGFEFSSFEMAPSDWNPLDR, from the coding sequence ATGACGGCCGACGAGATCATTCAGAAACTTTCCCTGCAGCCGCATCCGGAAGGCGGCTGGTACGCGGAAACTTTCCGCGATACGGCCGGCGCGCCGCGCGGCCATTCGACCGCCATCTACTATATGCTGCAGAAGGGCGAGAAATCGCACTGGCATCGTGTGCGGGATGCCGTCGAAATCTGGCACTATTACGCCGGTGCGCCACTCGCGCTGCACCGCTCCTCGGACGGACTGATCAGCGATACCGTTACACTCGGAACGAACCTCGCTGCCGGCGAACATCCGCAGGCGATCGTCCATTCGGGCTGGTGGCAGTCCGCGGAAACGCTCGGCGACTACACGCTGGTCGGCTGCACGGTTGCGCCCGGATTCGAGTTCTCGAGCTTCGAAATGGCTCCGTCAGACTGGAATCCGCTCGACCGTTGA
- a CDS encoding J domain-containing protein encodes MRLDSKYFDKVRTRRKRAPEPDQSVPTCQWDGCDQKGTHRAPVGRNAEGKFFLFCFEHVKEYNKGYNYFSGLSDSEIARYQKEAITGHRPTWTVGVNSAVRSSPLHGSTRSGSAASFARVRDPFGFVNQGGRESRFEPRQRKLKTLEAKAFDTLELSANAQGPDIKRAYKELVKKHHPDANGGDRGSEERFRAVVQAYQLLKQAGFC; translated from the coding sequence ATGAGGCTCGATTCAAAATATTTCGACAAGGTTCGCACGCGGCGCAAACGGGCGCCGGAACCGGACCAGTCCGTTCCCACCTGCCAGTGGGACGGCTGTGACCAGAAGGGTACCCACCGGGCGCCGGTCGGGCGTAATGCCGAAGGCAAGTTCTTCCTGTTCTGCTTCGAGCATGTGAAGGAATACAACAAGGGCTACAACTACTTCTCCGGCCTTTCGGACAGCGAGATCGCGCGCTACCAAAAGGAGGCGATCACCGGCCACCGCCCCACCTGGACGGTCGGCGTCAACAGCGCGGTGCGGTCCAGCCCGCTGCATGGTTCGACCAGGTCCGGGAGTGCGGCTTCGTTCGCGCGGGTGCGAGATCCGTTCGGCTTCGTCAACCAGGGCGGCCGGGAAAGCCGTTTCGAACCGCGCCAGCGCAAGTTGAAAACGCTCGAAGCCAAGGCGTTCGATACGCTGGAGCTTTCCGCCAACGCGCAGGGGCCGGATATCAAGCGGGCCTACAAGGAACTGGTGAAGAAGCACCACCCTGACGCAAATGGTGGCGACCGTGGCTCGGAGGAAAGATTTCGTGCCGTGGTACAAGCATATCAATTGTTAAAACAGGCTGGCTTCTGCTAA
- the rpmB gene encoding 50S ribosomal protein L28 has translation MSRSCELTGKGVQSGNNVSHANNKTRRKFLPNLCSVTLISDALGQRYRLRVSAAALRSVEHRGGLDAFLLKADENDLSMRARLLRRQIVKKTAEAA, from the coding sequence ATGTCCCGCAGTTGCGAATTGACCGGCAAGGGCGTCCAGTCGGGTAACAATGTCAGCCACGCGAACAACAAGACCAGGCGCAAGTTCCTGCCGAACCTGTGCAGCGTCACGCTGATCTCCGATGCTCTCGGCCAGCGTTATCGTCTGCGCGTATCGGCTGCGGCCCTGCGTTCGGTTGAGCATCGCGGTGGTCTCGACGCCTTCCTCCTGAAGGCCGATGAGAACGATCTCTCGATGCGAGCTCGCCTGCTGCGCCGCCAGATCGTCAAGAAGACGGCAGAAGCCGCCTGA
- the gloB gene encoding hydroxyacylglutathione hydrolase: MALFEIDVFPCRSDNFGVLLHDPETKLTAAIDAPEEAPILDALARRGWKLTHILTTHHHQDHVEANLALKEKFDCEIIGPINEAVAIPGLDQAFGDNDRFEFAGHPVHVIETPGHTAGHICYYFPDDALLFAADTLFALGCGRLFERPAADMWQSLQKLAELPDETKVYFGHEYTLSNARFAVTVDPDNAALAKRAGEIETLRADGKFNIPTTIGLEKATNPFLRPSDAGIRAHLGMEAASDADVFAEIRKRKDNFR; this comes from the coding sequence ATGGCCCTTTTCGAAATCGATGTCTTTCCCTGCCGCAGCGACAATTTCGGCGTGCTGTTGCACGACCCCGAAACGAAACTGACGGCCGCCATCGATGCGCCGGAGGAAGCACCGATCCTGGACGCTCTCGCACGCCGCGGCTGGAAGCTCACCCATATCCTGACCACGCATCATCACCAGGACCACGTTGAAGCCAACCTTGCGCTCAAGGAGAAGTTCGACTGCGAGATCATCGGTCCGATCAACGAAGCCGTCGCCATCCCGGGCCTGGACCAGGCATTCGGCGACAACGACCGCTTCGAATTCGCCGGCCATCCGGTTCATGTGATCGAAACGCCCGGCCACACCGCCGGCCACATCTGCTACTATTTCCCGGATGACGCGCTGCTCTTTGCCGCCGACACCCTGTTCGCGCTTGGCTGCGGCCGCCTGTTCGAGCGACCTGCGGCGGACATGTGGCAGTCGCTGCAAAAGCTCGCCGAACTGCCGGACGAAACCAAGGTCTATTTCGGCCACGAATATACGCTGTCCAATGCCCGCTTTGCCGTCACGGTCGATCCGGACAATGCCGCGCTTGCGAAACGCGCTGGCGAGATCGAGACCTTGCGGGCTGACGGCAAGTTCAACATTCCGACCACGATCGGGCTGGAGAAGGCAACAAACCCGTTCCTAAGGCCGTCCGACGCCGGCATTCGCGCCCATCTGGGCATGGAGGCGGCAAGCGACGCCGATGTTTTTGCAGAGATCCGAAAGCGCAAGGACAATTTCAGATGA
- a CDS encoding esterase-like activity of phytase family protein has translation MRFPNRRAVIACAAFAVTIGLSGPANGGSTVTARQITTFEPGSDATRFGAFEFVGGLVMSSPDSLFGAWSSIRFRPDGRHFVGVLDTGHWITGQIERGKDGRLSGLGDVAITAVKDASGSPQSQKWRVDAEGLTMMDGGEIAVSFEQRHRVDVYPDPGFEASKPLRTLDFLIPRDELRSNGGFETLVHTPDSGPLGGSLMVIAEKSVDAAGNMFGAVLSGPRKGVFTVRRTDDFDVTDGTFLPDGDLLILERRFNFSDGLDMRIRRISADDIRPGALVDGDVLLQAGLSYQIDNMEGIDAVQAEDGSTHVILVSDDNHSILQRSLMLEFKLVE, from the coding sequence ATGCGCTTTCCCAATCGCCGGGCCGTTATTGCCTGTGCCGCCTTCGCGGTGACAATCGGCCTCAGCGGCCCCGCCAATGGCGGAAGCACGGTGACCGCGCGGCAGATCACGACTTTTGAACCCGGATCCGATGCGACCCGGTTCGGGGCGTTCGAATTTGTCGGTGGCCTGGTGATGAGCTCGCCGGACAGCCTCTTCGGTGCCTGGTCGTCCATCCGCTTCCGCCCCGACGGCCGGCATTTCGTCGGCGTGCTCGATACGGGCCACTGGATTACGGGGCAGATCGAACGAGGCAAGGATGGCAGGTTGAGCGGGCTCGGCGATGTGGCGATCACCGCGGTCAAAGATGCGTCCGGATCCCCGCAATCGCAGAAATGGCGGGTGGATGCCGAAGGGCTGACGATGATGGATGGCGGTGAGATTGCCGTCAGCTTCGAGCAGCGCCATCGCGTCGATGTCTATCCCGATCCCGGATTCGAGGCATCAAAGCCGCTGCGCACGCTTGATTTCCTGATCCCCCGCGACGAACTGCGCAGCAATGGCGGGTTCGAGACGCTGGTCCACACTCCGGATTCAGGACCGCTAGGCGGTTCGCTGATGGTGATTGCAGAGAAGAGTGTGGATGCGGCCGGCAATATGTTCGGCGCGGTCCTGAGTGGCCCCAGGAAGGGTGTCTTCACCGTCCGCCGCACGGACGATTTCGACGTGACGGACGGAACGTTCCTGCCGGACGGTGACCTCTTGATTCTCGAGCGCCGGTTCAATTTCTCCGACGGTCTCGACATGCGCATTCGGCGGATCAGCGCGGACGACATCCGGCCGGGCGCTCTCGTCGATGGCGACGTGCTGCTGCAGGCAGGGCTGTCCTACCAGATCGACAACATGGAGGGGATCGACGCCGTTCAGGCCGAGGATGGCAGCACCCATGTCATCCTTGTTTCGGACGACAATCATTCGATCCTGCAGCGTAGCCTGATGCTGGAATTCAAGCTGGTCGAATGA
- the cobS gene encoding cobaltochelatase subunit CobS: MSKTEYDYANLPDTTVSVREVFGIDTNLRVPAYTKGDAYVPDVDPDYLFDRETTLAILAGFAHNRRVMVSGFHGTGKSTHIEQVAARLNWPCVRVNLDSHVSRIDLVGKDAIVVRDGMQITEFVDGILPWAYQHNVALVFDEYDAGRPDVMFVIQRVLESSGRLTLLDQSRVIRPHPSFRLFATANTVGLGDTTGLYHGTQQINQAQMDRWSIVTTLNYLPHENEVDIVCAKVKSFQTGSGRETVSKMVRVADLTRASFMNGDLSTVMSPRTVITWAENAEIFGDVAFAFRVTFLNKCDELERTLVAEHYQRAFGIELKESAANIVLTA; this comes from the coding sequence ATGAGCAAGACTGAATATGATTATGCAAACCTGCCCGACACAACCGTTTCGGTCAGGGAAGTTTTCGGCATTGACACCAACCTGCGCGTTCCTGCCTACACGAAGGGCGATGCCTACGTGCCGGACGTCGATCCGGACTATCTCTTCGACCGCGAAACGACGCTTGCCATTCTCGCCGGCTTTGCCCACAACCGCCGCGTGATGGTCTCCGGTTTCCACGGCACCGGTAAGTCGACCCATATCGAGCAGGTCGCGGCCCGCCTCAACTGGCCTTGCGTGCGCGTCAACCTCGACAGCCATGTCAGCCGTATCGACCTCGTCGGCAAGGACGCAATCGTCGTTCGCGACGGAATGCAGATCACCGAATTCGTCGACGGCATCCTGCCCTGGGCCTACCAGCACAATGTCGCGCTCGTCTTCGACGAATACGACGCGGGCCGTCCGGACGTCATGTTCGTCATCCAGCGCGTGCTGGAATCGTCAGGTCGCCTGACGCTGCTCGACCAGAGCCGCGTCATTCGCCCGCACCCGTCGTTCCGCCTGTTTGCCACCGCCAACACGGTCGGCCTCGGTGATACGACCGGCCTCTATCACGGCACGCAGCAGATCAACCAGGCGCAGATGGACCGCTGGTCGATCGTGACGACGCTCAACTATCTGCCGCACGAGAACGAAGTCGATATCGTCTGCGCCAAGGTGAAGAGCTTCCAGACCGGTAGCGGCCGCGAGACGGTGTCGAAGATGGTTCGCGTCGCCGATCTGACGCGCGCGTCCTTCATGAACGGCGACCTGTCTACCGTCATGAGCCCGCGCACGGTCATCACCTGGGCAGAGAATGCCGAGATCTTCGGCGACGTCGCCTTTGCGTTCCGCGTCACCTTCCTCAACAAGTGCGACGAGCTGGAGCGGACGCTGGTGGCGGAACATTACCAGCGTGCCTTCGGCATCGAGCTGAAGGAAAGCGCCGCGAACATCGTGCTCACCGCCTGA
- a CDS encoding queuosine precursor transporter, with product MQMLRHTLPYVALMTLVVVASNFLVQFPVPGTIFGINLADILTYGAFIYPVSFLITDLTNRQFGPAAARRVVAAGFAVAVILSIAASTHRIAIASGSAYLVGQLLDITLFNRLRRSSWWKAPLVSTLLGSALDTVIFFSLAFAAAFVFLGPNDDFALGTAPILGVVAYDIPRWMSWAIGDFTVKLLIGFCMLLPYGAVISLVKPMPAAEPTA from the coding sequence ATGCAGATGCTCAGACACACACTCCCCTACGTCGCCCTGATGACGCTCGTCGTCGTCGCCTCGAACTTCCTCGTGCAGTTCCCGGTACCCGGCACCATCTTCGGCATCAATCTCGCCGATATCCTCACCTATGGCGCCTTCATCTATCCGGTGTCGTTCCTGATCACGGATCTGACCAACCGGCAGTTCGGACCGGCGGCGGCACGCCGCGTGGTGGCCGCCGGCTTCGCGGTCGCCGTCATCCTCTCCATCGCCGCATCGACTCACCGCATCGCGATCGCATCGGGCTCCGCCTATCTCGTCGGCCAGCTGCTCGACATCACGCTGTTCAACCGGCTTCGCCGGTCGAGCTGGTGGAAGGCGCCGCTGGTGTCGACGCTGCTCGGCTCCGCACTGGATACGGTCATCTTCTTCTCGCTGGCATTTGCGGCGGCCTTCGTCTTCCTCGGTCCGAATGACGACTTCGCGCTCGGCACCGCTCCGATCCTCGGCGTCGTCGCCTACGATATCCCGCGCTGGATGTCCTGGGCGATCGGCGACTTCACGGTGAAGCTTCTGATCGGCTTCTGCATGCTGCTGCCCTATGGCGCCGTGATAAGCCTCGTCAAGCCGATGCCGGCTGCAGAACCGACTGCCTGA